One segment of Setaria viridis chromosome 4, Setaria_viridis_v4.0, whole genome shotgun sequence DNA contains the following:
- the LOC117851353 gene encoding protein EXORDIUM-like 3 has protein sequence MQMRHLGLLLLVAALLAAPPAVSAWRPWPPRNETGGGAASGLGASKKFEGSSEFVKLQYHMGPVLAAAITVHPIWYGPWPVEQKRTIRAFLRSLAPPPEEEARIPRPSVAAWWRTVRLYTDQTDANVSAAVSLGAEKSDARMSRGARLSRMDIQAVVRDAVGARTRPLPVDSGGVYLVLTSPEVVVENFCGQVCGFHYFTFPSVVGYTLPYAWVGNSARRCPEVCAYPFAIPAYVHGRRPESPPNADVGVDGMVSVIAHELAELASNPLANAWYAGTDPSFPTEIADLCEGIYGTGGGGAYTGQLLTDARSGAAYNVNGAGGRRFLVQWVWNPVLSYCSGPNALDQ, from the coding sequence ATGCAGATGCGgcacctcggcctcctcctcctcgtcgcggccctcctcgccgcgccgcccgccgtgtCGGCGTGGCGTCCGTGGCCGCCGCGGAACgagacgggcggcggcgcggcgtcgggTCTCGGCGCGTCGAAGAAGTTCGAGGGGTCGTCGGAGTTCGTGAAGCTGCAGTACCACATGGGCCCGGTCCTTGCGGCGGCCATCACCGTGCACCCGATCTGGTACGGGCCCTGGCCGGTGGAGCAGAAGCGGACCATCCGCGCGTTCCTCCgctccctcgcgccgccgccggaggaggaggcccgGATCCCGCGGCCCTCCGTGGCCGCGTGGTGGCGCACGGTCCGGCTGTACACGGACCAGACCGACGCCAACGTGTCGGCGGCGGTGTCGCTGGGTGCGGAGAAGTCGGACGCGCGCATGTCCCGCGGCGCGCGGCTGTCGAGGATGGACATCCAGGCGGTGGTCCGCGACGCGGTGGGCGCGCGCACCCGGCCCCTCCCCGTGGACTCCGGCGGCGTGTACCTCGTCCTCACCTcgccggaggtggtggtggagaacTTCTGCGGGCAGGTCTGCGGCTTCCACTACTTCACCTTCCCGTCCGTGGTGGGTTACACGCTCCCCTACGCGTGGGTCGGGAACTCGGCGCGGCGGTGCCCGGAGGTGTGCGCGTACCCGTTCGCCATCCCGGCGTACGTCCACGGCCGGAGGCCCGAGTCGCCGCCCAACGCCGACGTCGGCGTCGACGGGATGGTCAGCGTCATCGCGCACGAGCTGGCGGAGCTGGCGTCCAACCCGCTGGCCAACGCGTGGTACGCCGGGACGGACCCGTCGTTCCCGACGGAGATCGCGGACCTCTGCGAGGGGATCTacgggaccggcggcggcggcgcgtacaCGGGGCAGCTGCTGACGGACGCGCGGTCGGGGGCAGCGTACAACGTgaacggcgccggcgggcgcagGTTCCTCGTGCAGTGGGTGTGGAACCCCgtgctcagctactgctccggaCCCAACGCGCTCGACCAGTAG